Within Caulobacter segnis, the genomic segment CTCCGCCACCGTGCGGCAGACGCTGGCCTCGATCCTGTCCGAGGACCCGCAGATCGAGGTGCTGGGCGTCGCCTCCGACCCGTTCGTGGCCGCCAAGCGCATCGCGGAGGAGATTCCCGACGTCATCACCCTGGACGTCGAGATGCCGCGCATGGACGGCATCACCTTCCTGCGCAAGCTGATGGCGCAGAAGCCGATCCCCGTGGTGATGTGCTCGTCCCTGACCGAGGCCGGGTCCGAGACCCTGCTGCAGGCGCTGGAGGCCGGCGCGGTCGACATCATCCTCAAGCCCAAGATGGGCGTCGCCGACCACCTGCTGGAATCGAAGATCCGTATCTGCGACGCGGTGAAGGCCGCGGCCGGCGCGCGGATTCCCGGCTCCAAGCGTCCGGTCCCGCAGTTCGTCCGTCCCGACCATGCGCCGGAGAAGAAACTCACCGCCGACGCCATGCTGCCGCCCCCGGGCGCGGCCAAGGCGATGGCCCGCACGACGGAATCGATCATCTGCATCGGCGCCTCGACGGGCGGGACCGAGGCCCTGCGCGTGCTGCTGGAAGCCCTGCCGCCGGACTCACCCGGCGTCGTCATCGTCCAGCACATGCCCGAGAAGTTCACCGCCTCGTTCGCCAAGCGGCTGGACAGCCTGTGCGCGGTGGAGGTGAAGGAAGCCGAGGACGGCGACACCGTGCGCCGTGGCCGGGTGCTGATCGCGCCGGGCAACAAGCACACCCTGCTGGAGCGCAGCGGCGCCCGCTATTACGTCTCGGTCAAGGACGGGCCGCTGGTCTCGCGCCACCGGCCCTCCGTGGATGTCCTTTTCCGCTCGGCGACCCGTTCGGCGGGCTCGAACGCGGTGGGCGTGATCATGACCGGCATGGGCGACGACGGCGCGCGGGGCATGGCCGAGATGAAGCAGGCGGGCGCCTTCACCCTGGCCCAGGACGAGGCCACTTCGGTGGTGTTCGGCATGCCAAAGGAAGCCATCGCGCTGGGCTGCGTCGACCGCGTGGCCCCCTTGCAGAACCTGGCGGCCGAGATGCTGCGCGCGGCGAGCCGGTAAGGCTCATTCATCCTGCTCGCCCAAGGGGGAGATGGAGAGCTCAATTCCTAGAACAGCAGGTCGTCGTCCTCGACGGCCGTGACTTCGGCCTCGACCTCGACCGGACCCTCGCCCAGCCCTTCGGTCAGGGCGCGATGGACCTCGCGCTCCTGGGCCATGGTGTACTGCTTGGCCAGGCGGTCGACGGTCGGGCGCAGGGCCGCGGCGATGTCGTCGGTGGCGATGTCGCCGTCGCCGGCCATGCCCTGGAGCTGCGCGGCGGTTTCGTCGAGCACCGAGCCGATCTGCTTGTGGAAGTCGAAGCGCTGGGAAGCGCGACGCAGCATGTCCACGACTTCCGCGCCCTGACGGGCCACGGCGGCCAGGGCGTGCTCGACGCCGTCGCCGGCCTTGCCGATCCGGGTGACCGCGTCGCTCAGCACATTGGCGGCGGCGGCGGCCTTGCCGTCCTCGGCGTCCTGGACGGCTTCGCGCTGACCCAGGGACTCGGCGGCGTTGAACAGCCCCTCCAGGGCGCTGGTGGTCAGGCCCGCCGACTTCTCCAGATGGATGGCGTGCTGGCGCAGCTCGATGGCGATGACGCCCAAGGGCTTGCCGGTCTCGCCGATGCGGCTGCACTTCAGCGTGGTGTTCAGCGCCATCATCTGGACGTCGGCGCGGATGTTCTGGATGCCGGCGATACGCTCGGACAGATCGCGGGCCGAGACGGCGGCCGAGCGGCTGACGTCCTCGGCGGCCTGCTCGCCGGCGGTCATGTCGCCGACCAGCTCCAGGGCCTGGCCGACATTGCCTTCCAGGTCGCGCAGGAAGTTCGTCTCCGCGCCCTCCGTCTGGCCCGAGGCCAGGTCGCGCAGGCGCAGCAGCTCGGCGGCGTCGGCGGCCATGCCGATCACGTTCTGGCCGATGCGCGAGACCTCGCGATGGAAATCCTCGGCCGTCGCGGTCAGCTGGGCGCCCAGCAGGCGGTGCATGAAGGCGTGAGCCCGGGCGCGCGGTTCGGCGTCCAGGCCGGCGACCTCGGCCGACTCGTCCAGATAGCGCAGGCCCGCCTGGACGTGCTCGATCCGCTGACGGGTGATGTCGCCGATCTGCAGGGCGGCCAGGCCCGAACCGACCTTCTTCTGAACATCGCGCGCCAGGGTCGCGACGCTCAGGGCGACCTCGACGATGCGGGCGTGGTGGGCGGCGATGGCGCTGGCGCTGGCCGTCAGGGCGTCGGGCACCGCCGGCAGCAGCGCCACGCAGTCGCGAGCCAGTTCCTGCTCGTGGACCAGCGCGCCGCGCAGGGTGTGGTCCAGGCCGGCCAGCTCGCCGGCGAAGGCGTCCAGCTGGGTGCGGCCCATCTCGATGCAGTCGTAGATCTCCTGAGCGAAGATCGCGAACTCCGGCCCGGCGGCGGCGATGCCGCCCGAGGTGATCTTGATGTTGATGGCGAAGACGCGGAGATAGGCCAGGTGCTGGCGCATCTCCTCGATGCAGGCGCCCAGGCGATCGCCGAACTTGACCAGCTCGGCCACCCGCTCGCGGCGCTGGCCCAGGCTGTCGGGCAGCGACTTCAGCGACTCGGCGGCGCGGGCCAGGTCGGCGGCGGTGGTGGTCACCGTGTCGGCGTCGAGATTGCCCCGCATGCTGTCCAGTCCCGCGATCAGGGCGCCGACGCCCTCGACCGCTCGCGACAAGACGTCACCCGCTTCCAGAAAGCGGCTTTCGACCACCTGGCGCGCCGCTTCGAGGCGTTGCGCGACCCGCGCGCCCTCGCCGGTCGAAACCGTCGTGTCCGAGACTGTCGCTGCTGATGCCAAGCCCATGAAATCGCCGACTGTTTTGTTCGTGACGGACTATCGCAGGGATGTGCGAAGGCGGGGTAAAGATCGCGGGAAAATTTGGCCGCCTCAGGCGCTGAGTGTCGCGTCCTGGGCGTCGTCGGTGCGGACGTCCATCGCCTCGCCGATCGCCGCGAACAGCGCCGCGCTGGTGATCGGCTTCTGCAGGTGGACGTCGGCCCCGGCCTCGCGGCTGGCGCGGACGTGCTCGGGCCGGGCGTTGGCCGTCAGCATGATGATCGGGACGCGCGCGGCGCCGCGCGCGGTTTCCAGCGCCCGGATCCGCCGGACGGCCTCCAGGCCGTCCATCACCGGCATTTGCATGTCCATTAGGACGAGGTCGGGAGGAGCCAGGCCATACATCTCGACCGCCTCGAGGCCGTTTTGCGCGGTGACGATGTCGGCGACCTCGGCCAGCATCAGCTCGACGACCTTGCGGTTGGTCGGGTGGTCGTCGGCGACCAGCACGCGCGGCGCGCCAGCCGGCGCCTCGACGGTGTCCTCGACCGGCGCGGGCGTCCGCGCGGAGGCGACCAGGGGCAGGGCGAACCAGAACGTCGAGCCCACGCCGGGGGCGCTGTCGCAGTCGAGCTCTCCGCCCATCAGCTGAACCAGCTCGCGCGAGATCGCCAGGCCCAGGCCCGTACCACCGAAGCGGCGCGTGAACGAAGCGTCGGCCTGCTGGAAGCGTTCGCAGATCCGCGCCTTCATCACCGCGTCGAAGCCGATACCGGTGTCGATCACCTCGAAGCGGGTGCGGCCCTGGTCGTCCACCGTCACGCGCAGCGCGACCTCGCCCCGGTCGGTGAACTTGACGGCGTTGTTCAGCAGGTTGGTCAGCACCTGACGTAGGCGTGCGCCGTCGCCGGTGACGGTCCGCTCGGCGGCGTCCGATACGGTGACGTCCAGGCGTACGCCCTTCTCGTCGGCGCGCAGGGCGCAGAGCGCGGCCACCGAGCGGGCCATGTCGCCCAGCTCGAACGGCGCGGCCTCGATCACCATGTGGCCGGCTTCGATGCGGACCAGGTCCAGCACGTCGGACAGCAGGCCCTCCAGACTATGGCCCGAGGCGGCGATCATCTCGACCAGCTCGCGGGCGCGAGGCTCGGTCAGGGTCTTCGACAACAGGTCCGCGCCGGCGATGATGCCGTTCAGCGGCGTGCGGATCTCGTGGCTCATATTGGCCAGGAAGGCGCTCTTGGCCTGGCTGGCCTGCTCGGCATGGTCGAGGGCGGAGCGCAGGGCCTCGGCCGACCGCCTGCGCGCCGTGACGTCCTCGCCCAGGGTGACCACGTGGCGCGCGCCGATGTCGTCGTAGGTGGCCAGGGTCTTGATCAGCAGATGGCGCGTCTCGCCGCCGATCTCGATCGCCTCCTCCAGGACCTGCATCTCGCCGCTGCGCAGGACGGCCGCCTCGATGGCGTGGGTGCGCGCGGCGCGGTCGGCGGGAAGCACCTGGTCGATGGTCCGGCCGATCGTCTCGTCGGCGACCAGGCCGAGGGCGTCCTCGGCGGCGCGGTTGATCAGGACGTAGCGGCGATCCTCGACGTTCCTGACGGTCAGGGGCAGGGGCAGCAATTGCAGGACCGTGCGCAGGAAGCCCTGGGTCTCGACCTCCTCGGTGACGTCTCGCGCCGTGGCCAGCAGGCGAACAATGCGGCCCTCGGCGTCCCTGACCGGGGCGATGGTGGTGTCGCAATAGATCCGGGCCTTGGCGGCGCCGCCTAGGAAGGCGCGAAAGCGAGCGACCGCGCCCTCGGTCGCGGAATTGAAGGACCGGTCTAGCGAGAAGCGGCTTTCCTCGGGCCACAGGGCCCGCCAGTCGACGCGGGCGCCAGGGGCGCCGAACAAGGCCAGGGCCTTCTGGTTGGCATGCTCGACGACGCCGTCGACGCGCAGGATCCAGGCGCTGTCCTGGTTGGCTTCGAGGATGTCCAGATAGCCGTAGGCGCGGCTCGACTCCTCGAACGCGGGCCGCGCCGGACTCGCGGCGCCTTCAGGACGAAACTCTGGCGGCGACATGAAGAGTGCGCGACCTCCGGACCAGCATAGGCCCATGCTTGGCTGAAAAGACCGTTAAGTGCGGCCTCGGCGCCAGGCAGGACTGCCGTGCGGAGGTGGGGAAATAATGAAAAGTCTTTTCTTATTCTTCTTGACATGGAATTTACCTTCCATGCACCCTTCCAAAAAATGAGGGCGCTCGACGTCCCGCATAATCGTTCGTGGAGAGGAAGAGCATGACCCGTCAGCTACCGTCCCGTCGGCGCTTCTTCGGCTTGGCCGCCGGCTTCGGGGTGTCGGCGGGCCTGTTGGGCGCCTGTTCGCGCGGTGGCGCCGGCGCGTCCGAGATCGTGGTCAGCTTCAACGACCTCTCCCAGCCCTTCTTCGTGGCCATGCGTCGCGAGCTGGAGGATGAGGCGACCAAGCTGGGCGTCAAGGTCCAGGTTCTGGACGCCCAGAACAATTCCTCCAAGCAGATCGCCGACCTCGAGGCCGCCGCCGTGCAGGGCGCCAAGGTGGTGATCGTCGCTCCGACCGACTCCAAGGCGCTGGCGACCGCCGCGGACGAGCTGACCAAGCAGGGCGTGGCGGTGATCTCGGTCGACCGCAACATCGCCGGCGCGAAGACCCCCGTGCCGCATATCGGGGCCGACAACGTCGCCGGGGGCCGCGCCATGGCCGACTGGGTGGTCAAGACCTATCCGGGCGGCGCCCGCGTGGTGGTGATCACCAACGACCCCGGCAGCTCCAGCTCGATCGAGCGGGTCAAGGGCGTGCACGAAGGGCTGGCGGCCGGCGGCGCGGGCTTCAAGATCGTCACCGAGCAGACCGCCAACTCCAAGCGCGACCAGGCCCTGACGGTCACCCAGAACGTGCTGACCTCGATGCACGACACCCCGCCCGACGTGATCCTGTGCCTGAACGACGACATGGCCATGGGCGCGCTGGAAGCGGTGCGCGCGGCGGGCTTCCCGTCCAACCGCATCAAGGTGCTGGGTTTCGACGCCATCCCCGAGGCCCTGGCCCGGATCAAGGCCGGCGAGATGGTCGCCTCGGTCGAGCAGAACCCCGGCCAGCAGATCCGCACCGCCCTTCGCCAGGCGGTCGACAAGATCAAGACGGGCGCGGCGCCCAAGAGCGTCAGCCTGACC encodes:
- a CDS encoding sugar ABC transporter substrate-binding protein, with amino-acid sequence MTRQLPSRRRFFGLAAGFGVSAGLLGACSRGGAGASEIVVSFNDLSQPFFVAMRRELEDEATKLGVKVQVLDAQNNSSKQIADLEAAAVQGAKVVIVAPTDSKALATAADELTKQGVAVISVDRNIAGAKTPVPHIGADNVAGGRAMADWVVKTYPGGARVVVITNDPGSSSSIERVKGVHEGLAAGGAGFKIVTEQTANSKRDQALTVTQNVLTSMHDTPPDVILCLNDDMAMGALEAVRAAGFPSNRIKVLGFDAIPEALARIKAGEMVASVEQNPGQQIRTALRQAVDKIKTGAAPKSVSLTPVLITSANLAEASRIAEVK
- a CDS encoding PAS domain-containing hybrid sensor histidine kinase/response regulator; amino-acid sequence: MSPPEFRPEGAASPARPAFEESSRAYGYLDILEANQDSAWILRVDGVVEHANQKALALFGAPGARVDWRALWPEESRFSLDRSFNSATEGAVARFRAFLGGAAKARIYCDTTIAPVRDAEGRIVRLLATARDVTEEVETQGFLRTVLQLLPLPLTVRNVEDRRYVLINRAAEDALGLVADETIGRTIDQVLPADRAARTHAIEAAVLRSGEMQVLEEAIEIGGETRHLLIKTLATYDDIGARHVVTLGEDVTARRRSAEALRSALDHAEQASQAKSAFLANMSHEIRTPLNGIIAGADLLSKTLTEPRARELVEMIAASGHSLEGLLSDVLDLVRIEAGHMVIEAAPFELGDMARSVAALCALRADEKGVRLDVTVSDAAERTVTGDGARLRQVLTNLLNNAVKFTDRGEVALRVTVDDQGRTRFEVIDTGIGFDAVMKARICERFQQADASFTRRFGGTGLGLAISRELVQLMGGELDCDSAPGVGSTFWFALPLVASARTPAPVEDTVEAPAGAPRVLVADDHPTNRKVVELMLAEVADIVTAQNGLEAVEMYGLAPPDLVLMDMQMPVMDGLEAVRRIRALETARGAARVPIIMLTANARPEHVRASREAGADVHLQKPITSAALFAAIGEAMDVRTDDAQDATLSA
- a CDS encoding protein-glutamate methylesterase/protein-glutamine glutaminase, which translates into the protein MIAGRKIRVLIIDDSATVRQTLASILSEDPQIEVLGVASDPFVAAKRIAEEIPDVITLDVEMPRMDGITFLRKLMAQKPIPVVMCSSLTEAGSETLLQALEAGAVDIILKPKMGVADHLLESKIRICDAVKAAAGARIPGSKRPVPQFVRPDHAPEKKLTADAMLPPPGAAKAMARTTESIICIGASTGGTEALRVLLEALPPDSPGVVIVQHMPEKFTASFAKRLDSLCAVEVKEAEDGDTVRRGRVLIAPGNKHTLLERSGARYYVSVKDGPLVSRHRPSVDVLFRSATRSAGSNAVGVIMTGMGDDGARGMAEMKQAGAFTLAQDEATSVVFGMPKEAIALGCVDRVAPLQNLAAEMLRAASR